A single genomic interval of Vulpes vulpes isolate BD-2025 chromosome 3, VulVul3, whole genome shotgun sequence harbors:
- the LOC112935767 gene encoding uroplakin-3b-like protein 1 produces the protein MGLSGGQYGLPVPLLLLLTCLQRGTALEHISYVPQLSNRSLAGTLTQSTFTLEQPRGQFSHRSISDSDAIWLVVAHSNATQNFSAPQRVEDIPVPEDFTRRGFYLTLMANRLLYPGNQPGNQLRVLRVGNDTSCSPTKRGCNHPLPGPGPYRVKFLVMSDKGPVAETEWSNETHLQRAERLQAAPGPQSTGTVVIIAILSVLLAVLLTALLALLIYTCYDIRGSTPISGPEQSVCVKRYDTHHMISPPAVGGS, from the exons ATGGGGCTCAGTGGGGGTCAGTATGGGCTGCCAGTGCCACTGTTGCTGCTGCTGACCTGCCTCCAGCGGGGGACAGCCCTGG agcACATCAGCTACGTGCCCCAGCTCTCAAACCGCAGCCTGGCAGGGACACTCACCCAGTCCACCTTCACACTGGAGCAGCCCAGGGGCCAGTTCAGTCACCGCAGCATCTCTGACTCTGATGCCATCTGGCTGGTGGTGGCCCACAGCAACG CCACCCAGAACTTCAGTGCCCCACAGAGGGTGGAGGACATCCCTGTCCCTGAAGACTTCACCCGGAGGGGCTTCTACCTCACACTGATGGCCAACCGCTTGCTCTACCCGGGCAACCAGCCAGGCAACCAGCTCCGTGTCCTCCGCGTTGGCAATGATACCAGCTGCTCCCCCACCAAGAGGGGCTGCAACCACCCCCTGCCGGGCCCAGGCCCCTACCG AGTGAAGTTCCTGGTGATGAGTGACAAGGGACCTGTAGCTGAGACAGAGTGGTCCAATGAGACCCACCTACAGAGAG CTGAGAGGCTGcaggctgccccaggcccccaaAGCACGGGCACCGTGGTCATCATTGCCATTTTGTCGGTCCTGCTGGCTGTCCTCCTCACTGCCCTCCTTGCTCTGCTTATCTACACCTG CTATGACATCCGCGGGAGCACTCCCATTTCAGGCCCCGAGCAGTCAGTGTGCGTGAAAAGATATGACACCCACCACATGATCAGCCCTCCAGCCGTGGGGGGCTCCTGA